From a single Mycolicibacterium moriokaense genomic region:
- a CDS encoding MCE family protein encodes MFNRTARIQLWVFVVITVLSVGAISLLYIRIPAQLGLGTYEVTANFVAGGGLYENSNVTYRGVQAGRVESVQLTDGGVVARMRINSDVKIPANSTATVKSVSAVGEQYVDFVPPADPSPEVLRNGATIPKDRTEIPQDVAELLREADQLVSSLDNTRLQDLLRDTFEAFNGSGPELARLLDSARALIDQANASWPETSALIDQAGPLLEAQIRSGDDIRSLSDGLARFTSEVAGADPQLRSLLANAPSAAAEASETFAGIRPSFPVLAANLANFGRVGVIYHKSIEQALVIFPALQASLLTIGGQLPADEGGKQDFKISINDPPPCNTGFLPPSEIRTPGDTTLRELPTDMYCKVAQNDPMVVRGARNYPCQEFPGKRAPTIQLCRDPKGYVPIGNSPWRGPPVPIGTPVDVMEDDTPEDGRNVLPPNKFPYIPPENDPDPGYPVPPGSVPPGVQTGPGPAPHQPWPYIPPPNQGPPPPPYTAWIPPAPYPNAWPPPAFPPGWLTNPPLFAGPYYEGPQAPPAPPAPAPPPPPAPPPPAPVNPPQASGAVYGTYDQNTGVFVDPAGGTGVFAPGAADLRPQENWVDLMLYPDQV; translated from the coding sequence ATGTTCAACCGAACTGCGCGAATCCAGCTGTGGGTCTTCGTCGTCATTACGGTCCTCTCCGTCGGCGCGATCTCGCTGTTGTACATACGCATTCCTGCCCAGCTCGGTCTCGGTACGTATGAAGTCACCGCGAACTTCGTGGCCGGTGGCGGCCTCTACGAGAACTCGAATGTCACCTACCGCGGTGTGCAGGCCGGCCGAGTCGAGTCGGTTCAGTTGACCGACGGCGGCGTCGTGGCACGCATGCGGATCAACAGCGACGTCAAGATCCCGGCGAACTCCACCGCCACCGTGAAGAGCGTGTCCGCGGTCGGCGAACAGTACGTGGATTTCGTTCCGCCGGCTGATCCTTCGCCGGAGGTGCTGCGCAACGGTGCAACCATCCCGAAGGACCGCACGGAGATACCGCAGGATGTCGCGGAGTTGTTGCGCGAGGCCGACCAGTTGGTGAGCAGCCTCGACAACACCCGGCTGCAGGACCTGCTGCGTGACACGTTCGAGGCGTTCAACGGCTCGGGGCCGGAACTCGCGCGGCTCCTCGATTCGGCACGGGCGCTGATCGATCAGGCGAATGCGAGCTGGCCTGAGACCTCCGCGCTGATCGACCAGGCCGGACCGCTGTTGGAGGCGCAGATACGCAGCGGCGATGACATCCGGTCGTTGTCCGACGGGCTCGCGCGCTTCACCAGCGAAGTGGCCGGGGCCGATCCGCAACTGCGCTCGCTGCTCGCGAACGCGCCGAGCGCAGCCGCCGAAGCCAGTGAGACGTTCGCGGGCATTCGTCCCTCGTTCCCCGTGCTCGCGGCGAATCTGGCCAACTTCGGCCGCGTCGGCGTGATTTATCACAAGTCGATCGAACAGGCGCTGGTCATCTTCCCTGCCCTGCAGGCTTCGCTCTTGACGATCGGCGGCCAGCTTCCCGCCGACGAGGGTGGCAAGCAGGACTTCAAGATCTCCATCAACGATCCGCCGCCGTGCAACACGGGCTTCTTGCCGCCCTCGGAGATTCGCACGCCAGGCGACACGACATTGCGCGAGCTGCCGACGGACATGTATTGCAAGGTCGCGCAGAACGATCCGATGGTGGTCCGCGGCGCGAGGAACTACCCCTGCCAGGAGTTCCCGGGTAAGCGCGCGCCGACCATTCAGTTGTGCCGCGACCCGAAGGGATACGTCCCGATCGGCAACAGCCCGTGGCGTGGTCCGCCGGTGCCGATCGGCACGCCGGTGGACGTCATGGAGGACGACACGCCTGAGGACGGTCGAAACGTTCTGCCGCCCAACAAGTTCCCCTATATCCCGCCGGAGAACGACCCGGATCCGGGATATCCCGTTCCGCCGGGTTCGGTGCCGCCGGGCGTGCAGACCGGTCCGGGGCCGGCGCCCCATCAGCCGTGGCCGTACATCCCGCCGCCGAACCAGGGGCCTCCGCCCCCGCCCTACACAGCGTGGATACCGCCTGCGCCGTATCCGAATGCGTGGCCTCCGCCGGCGTTCCCGCCGGGGTGGTTGACCAATCCGCCGCTGTTCGCCGGACCGTACTACGAAGGTCCCCAGGCGCCGCCGGCTCCGCCGGCACCCGCCCCACCGCCTCCACCTGCACCGCCTCCACCTGCGCCGGTGAACCCGCCGCAGGCCAGTGGCGCTGTCTACGGCACGTACGATCAGAACACGGGAGTTTTCGTAGACCCGGCGGGCGGGACCGGTGTATTCGCCCCGGGTGCCGCTGATCTGCGGCCACAAGAGAATTGGGTAGACCTCATGCTGTATCCGGACCAGGTGTAA
- a CDS encoding MCE family protein, translating into MDKTIRAGIFGIAVVVCVLLVAFGYNTLPFYPQGKPYEAFFADAGGISPGNDVNVSGITVGKVTDVALAGEAAKVTFTVDRKIRLGDQTLVSIRTDTVLGERSLGVVPQGSGSVKSIPLARTTVPYTLNMALQDLGQNSASLNKDQLTQALRVLTDSFRDATPELRRTLDGVAELSRSINANDEALGQLLARAKSVTAVVADRATQVNQLVNDGNLLFAALDERRTALSNLIAGIDDVSQQISGFVADNRREFGPALKKLNLVLDNLLERREHISEALKRLPPYATALGESVGSAPGFMVNLPNAVPNNTQMALLLDLYFQPGKVPDSLADLLRGFLSERIIIRPKSP; encoded by the coding sequence ATGGATAAGACGATCCGGGCAGGCATCTTCGGCATCGCGGTCGTGGTGTGCGTTCTGCTCGTTGCGTTCGGCTACAACACCCTTCCGTTCTATCCGCAGGGCAAGCCCTACGAGGCCTTCTTCGCCGACGCGGGTGGAATCTCGCCGGGCAACGACGTCAACGTCTCCGGCATCACGGTGGGCAAGGTGACCGACGTCGCCCTGGCCGGTGAGGCCGCAAAGGTGACGTTCACCGTCGACCGCAAGATCAGGCTGGGGGACCAGACTCTCGTTTCAATCCGGACCGACACCGTGTTGGGTGAGCGATCGCTGGGGGTCGTACCGCAAGGCAGCGGGTCGGTGAAGTCGATTCCGTTGGCCCGCACCACAGTTCCGTATACCTTGAACATGGCACTGCAGGATCTGGGCCAGAACTCTGCTTCGCTCAACAAGGACCAACTGACCCAGGCGTTGCGCGTGCTGACGGATTCATTCCGCGACGCGACGCCTGAGCTTCGGCGCACGCTCGACGGGGTAGCGGAGTTGTCGCGCAGCATCAACGCCAACGACGAGGCGCTGGGGCAGTTGCTGGCCCGTGCGAAGTCGGTGACCGCGGTGGTCGCCGACCGGGCCACTCAGGTGAATCAGCTCGTCAACGACGGCAACCTGCTCTTCGCCGCACTCGATGAACGGCGGACCGCGCTGAGCAATCTGATCGCTGGCATCGACGATGTGTCACAGCAGATTTCGGGATTCGTGGCCGACAACCGTCGCGAGTTCGGCCCGGCGCTGAAGAAACTCAATCTGGTGTTGGACAACCTGCTCGAACGACGTGAGCACATCAGCGAAGCGCTGAAGCGGCTGCCGCCGTATGCTACGGCTCTCGGCGAGTCGGTCGGCTCGGCTCCCGGCTTCATGGTCAACCTGCCCAACGCGGTCCCGAACAACACGCAGATGGCCCTGCTGTTGGATCTCTACTTCCAGCCGGGCAAGGTTCCCGACAGCCTCGCTGACCTGCTGCGCGGGTTCCTGTCCGAGCGCATCATCATAAGGCCGAAGTCACCATGA
- a CDS encoding MlaE family ABC transporter permease: MSELGNYDLTLRMRRALRWLPRAVDSFGEQALFYAESLRYIPNALRRYHKETLRLIAEMTLGTGALILIGGTVGVAAFLTLASGGVIAVQGYESLGNIGIEALTGFLSAYLNVRIVAPIIAGIALAATIGAGTTAQLGAMRIAEEIDAVESMAVHSVSYMVSTRIVAGLVAIIPLYSLATLAAFFSARTITVYVNGQSAGLYDHYFNTFLIPNDLLWSFAQAIVMAVAVMLVHTYYGFNASGGPVGVGIAVGKAVRTSLIVVVIITLFISLGVYGATGNFNLSG, from the coding sequence ATGAGCGAGCTGGGGAACTACGATCTGACGCTGCGGATGCGGCGGGCCTTGCGATGGTTGCCGCGCGCCGTCGACTCGTTCGGCGAGCAGGCGCTGTTCTACGCCGAATCGCTGCGATACATCCCGAACGCGTTGCGCCGCTATCACAAGGAGACGTTGCGGCTGATCGCGGAGATGACGCTGGGCACCGGCGCGCTGATCCTCATCGGCGGCACGGTCGGCGTCGCGGCCTTCCTCACGCTGGCGTCCGGCGGCGTCATCGCGGTGCAGGGCTACGAGTCGCTGGGCAACATCGGTATCGAAGCGCTGACCGGGTTCCTGTCCGCGTATCTCAACGTGCGCATCGTCGCCCCCATCATCGCGGGCATTGCGCTTGCCGCCACCATCGGCGCAGGCACCACCGCCCAGCTGGGCGCGATGCGCATCGCCGAGGAGATCGACGCCGTCGAATCGATGGCCGTGCACTCGGTGTCCTACATGGTGTCCACCCGCATCGTCGCCGGCCTGGTCGCGATCATTCCGCTGTACTCGTTGGCGACGTTGGCCGCGTTCTTTTCCGCGCGCACCATCACCGTGTACGTCAACGGACAGTCGGCGGGACTGTACGACCACTACTTCAACACGTTCCTGATCCCGAACGATCTACTGTGGTCCTTCGCGCAGGCCATCGTGATGGCGGTCGCGGTGATGCTGGTCCATACCTACTACGGCTTCAACGCATCTGGCGGACCTGTCGGCGTGGGCATCGCCGTAGGTAAGGCAGTGCGGACGTCGCTGATCGTGGTCGTCATCATCACCCTGTTCATTTCCCTCGGCGTCTACGGCGCCACCGGCAACTTCAACCTTTCGGGCTAG
- a CDS encoding MCE family protein, producing the protein MSHRGVLIKVSIFVVVMLVVAVGLVVIFGEFRFASTNRYHATFTDASHLEGGNDVRIAGVPVGTVEDVKLNPDNTVDVAFTLNKKYQLYTSTRAVIRYENLVGDRFMEITSGPGELRKLPKGSTIPKENTQPALDLDALLGGLRPVVKGLNGEQVDQISNAILELLQGEGGALSRLLSETGSFSQTLGDRYQVISEVIQNLNQVLGTIDEKSVEFDASIDELQKLVTGLAEGRDPIAGAIPPLASAENDLTDMLVNSRRPLQGVLENLRPLSTELDNRKAEVNQVIEPLAENYLRLNSLGAYGSYFNYYICEAKLKFNGPAGSDIFLPIGGVPDPSKGRCSENG; encoded by the coding sequence ATGAGTCACCGTGGAGTCCTCATCAAGGTGAGCATCTTCGTGGTGGTGATGCTGGTGGTCGCCGTCGGTTTGGTGGTGATCTTCGGCGAGTTCCGCTTCGCATCCACGAATCGCTATCACGCCACGTTCACCGACGCCTCCCACCTCGAAGGCGGCAACGACGTGCGGATCGCCGGAGTCCCGGTGGGCACCGTCGAGGATGTGAAGCTGAACCCCGACAACACCGTCGACGTCGCGTTCACCCTCAACAAGAAGTACCAGCTGTATACGTCGACGCGGGCGGTGATTCGCTACGAGAACCTCGTCGGTGACCGTTTCATGGAGATCACCTCTGGGCCGGGCGAGCTTCGAAAGCTCCCCAAGGGCAGCACCATTCCGAAGGAGAACACCCAGCCGGCACTCGACCTCGACGCGTTGCTCGGCGGCCTGCGTCCGGTGGTCAAGGGTCTCAACGGTGAACAGGTCGACCAGATCAGCAATGCGATCCTCGAGTTGCTTCAGGGGGAGGGGGGTGCGCTGTCCCGACTGCTCTCGGAGACAGGGAGTTTCAGCCAGACCCTTGGCGACCGCTACCAAGTGATCTCAGAGGTGATCCAGAATCTCAACCAGGTGTTGGGGACCATCGACGAGAAGAGCGTGGAGTTCGACGCCAGCATCGATGAGCTTCAAAAGCTTGTCACCGGGCTGGCGGAGGGCCGCGATCCGATCGCAGGCGCGATTCCGCCTCTGGCGTCGGCGGAGAACGACCTGACCGACATGCTGGTCAACTCGAGGCGGCCACTGCAGGGTGTGCTCGAGAACCTTCGTCCGCTTTCGACCGAGCTCGACAACCGTAAGGCAGAGGTGAATCAGGTCATCGAACCGTTGGCCGAGAACTACCTGCGGCTCAATTCGCTTGGCGCGTACGGGTCGTACTTCAACTACTACATCTGCGAAGCGAAACTGAAGTTCAACGGGCCTGCAGGCAGTGACATCTTCCTACCGATCGGTGGCGTTCCCGATCCGTCGAAGGGCAGGTGCTCTGAAAATGGATAA
- a CDS encoding MCE family protein, which translates to MSRLLRFGIIGALVVALIGGAFVIWPRVSTYRVDGYFTSAAGLYPGDEVRVVGVPIGTIESISPQADAVKVTMRVQDGVKVPADARAVIMAPNLVSARFIQLTPVYKQGPEMQDGGRIDLNRTAVPVEWDEVKTELTRLSQQLGPSSGQVQGPLSEFVNQAADTFDGNGDSFRQALRELSQTAGRLGDSSTDLFDTVKNLQILVDALSKSNEQIVQFSGHLASVSQVLADSSVGLSDTLGSLNQALSDVRGFLDENNEVLVANIDRLTDFTSILTNQTDDVEQILHVLPNAMANFYNIYNPAQGTANGVLGLPEFANPVQFICGNFDAAGTPDYDKRAEICRQRMAPVLKRLAMNFPPFMEHGINTITAYKGQVIYDTPATEAKAKTYIPYLEWIPADGRFPPRAGDEGDPSALLLPQNPVPGPPPPAQPYTLGPVILPPGPAPAGPPPGPAPGPPPGPLPAEAAAPGGGG; encoded by the coding sequence ATGAGCCGTCTGCTGCGTTTCGGGATCATCGGCGCACTCGTGGTGGCGCTGATCGGTGGCGCGTTCGTGATCTGGCCGCGGGTGTCTACCTACCGGGTGGACGGATACTTCACTTCGGCGGCGGGACTGTACCCGGGCGACGAAGTCCGCGTGGTCGGCGTTCCGATCGGCACCATCGAATCGATCTCACCGCAGGCCGACGCCGTCAAGGTGACCATGAGGGTGCAGGACGGCGTCAAGGTGCCCGCCGACGCACGCGCGGTGATCATGGCGCCGAACCTGGTGTCGGCCAGGTTCATCCAACTCACCCCCGTCTACAAGCAGGGCCCCGAGATGCAGGACGGCGGCAGAATCGATTTGAACCGCACGGCGGTGCCGGTGGAGTGGGATGAGGTCAAGACCGAACTGACCAGGCTCAGCCAGCAGCTCGGACCTTCGTCGGGTCAGGTTCAGGGACCGTTGAGCGAGTTTGTCAATCAGGCCGCCGATACCTTCGACGGTAACGGCGACTCGTTCCGGCAAGCCTTGCGCGAGTTGTCACAGACCGCGGGACGGCTGGGTGACTCGAGCACCGATCTGTTCGACACGGTGAAGAATCTGCAGATCCTCGTCGACGCGCTGTCGAAGAGCAACGAGCAAATCGTCCAATTCAGTGGACATTTGGCCTCGGTGTCCCAGGTGTTGGCCGATAGCTCCGTGGGGCTGAGCGACACTCTCGGCAGCCTCAATCAGGCACTGTCGGACGTGCGCGGCTTCCTCGACGAGAACAATGAGGTGCTGGTCGCCAACATCGACCGGTTGACCGACTTCACCAGCATCCTGACCAACCAGACCGACGACGTAGAGCAGATTCTGCACGTGCTGCCGAACGCGATGGCGAACTTCTACAACATCTACAACCCCGCTCAGGGCACGGCCAACGGCGTTCTCGGTCTGCCGGAGTTCGCCAACCCGGTGCAGTTCATCTGCGGAAACTTTGATGCCGCGGGAACGCCCGATTACGACAAGCGAGCCGAGATCTGCCGGCAGCGGATGGCGCCGGTGCTGAAGCGCTTGGCGATGAATTTCCCGCCCTTCATGGAGCACGGGATCAACACGATCACCGCTTATAAGGGGCAGGTCATCTACGACACCCCGGCGACCGAAGCCAAGGCGAAGACCTATATCCCGTATCTGGAGTGGATTCCGGCCGACGGGCGGTTCCCGCCGCGCGCGGGCGACGAAGGCGACCCAAGCGCGTTGTTGCTGCCCCAGAACCCGGTTCCCGGCCCGCCGCCGCCTGCGCAGCCGTACACGCTCGGTCCGGTGATACTCCCGCCGGGCCCCGCCCCCGCCGGCCCGCCGCCCGGCCCGGCTCCGGGTCCGCCCCCTGGTCCGCTTCCGGCCGAGGCCGCTGCCCCTGGAGGTGGGGGATGA
- a CDS encoding MCE family protein: MSRTVAIRIAALVLAAIIVAFTVFTYLAYSAAFTPTETVTVNSSRAGLVMDKDAKVKYRGIQIGKVENITYSGDHATLTLAINRDQMRYVPSNAPVRIGSTTVFGAKSVEFLAPPQPSGTSLRPGAVVQAESVQLEANTLFQTLIDVLNKINPIHLNATMSALAEGLRGHGDDFGSTMAGLNQYLAELNPKLPTVETLLSQTATVANIYGDAGPDLVTVINNAPTISKTIVDEQKNLNATLLATIGLAEEGTATLEPGADDYIAAIQRLRAPLKVLGDYSPEIGCIIQGVAIGNQRGASILGGMKPGAMVSSSFVLGVPSYTYPESLPIVNATGGPNCRGLPNIPSLQYGGSYYRSPFLVTDNAYIPYEPFTEVQVDAPSTFQFLFNGAFAERDDF; encoded by the coding sequence GTGTCGAGGACAGTCGCGATAAGGATCGCCGCCCTGGTGCTGGCGGCGATCATCGTGGCGTTCACCGTTTTCACCTATCTCGCCTACAGCGCCGCGTTCACGCCGACCGAAACCGTGACCGTGAACTCCTCGCGGGCCGGTCTGGTGATGGACAAGGATGCCAAGGTCAAGTACCGCGGCATCCAGATCGGCAAGGTCGAGAACATCACGTACTCCGGCGATCACGCGACGCTGACGCTCGCCATCAACCGCGACCAGATGCGCTACGTCCCGTCGAACGCACCCGTACGTATCGGCAGCACAACGGTATTCGGCGCGAAGTCGGTGGAGTTCCTCGCGCCGCCGCAGCCGTCTGGCACGTCGCTGCGCCCTGGCGCCGTCGTCCAGGCCGAGTCGGTGCAGCTGGAAGCCAACACGTTGTTCCAGACGCTGATCGATGTCCTGAACAAGATCAATCCGATCCACCTCAACGCGACCATGTCGGCGCTCGCGGAGGGCCTACGCGGGCACGGCGACGACTTCGGCTCAACCATGGCGGGGTTGAACCAATATCTCGCAGAACTGAATCCGAAGCTGCCGACGGTTGAGACGCTGCTCTCGCAGACGGCGACGGTGGCCAACATCTACGGTGATGCCGGTCCCGACCTGGTGACCGTGATCAACAATGCGCCCACCATCAGCAAGACGATCGTCGACGAGCAGAAGAACCTGAACGCCACCCTGCTTGCGACAATCGGGTTGGCGGAAGAGGGAACCGCGACGCTGGAGCCGGGGGCGGATGACTACATCGCCGCGATCCAGCGGCTGCGGGCGCCCTTGAAGGTGCTCGGCGACTATTCACCCGAAATCGGCTGCATAATCCAAGGCGTCGCCATCGGTAACCAGCGGGGTGCGTCGATCCTCGGTGGCATGAAGCCCGGCGCGATGGTGAGTTCCAGCTTCGTGCTGGGTGTTCCGTCGTACACGTATCCCGAAAGCCTGCCGATCGTGAATGCGACGGGTGGTCCGAACTGCCGCGGCCTGCCGAACATCCCCAGCCTGCAGTACGGCGGTTCGTATTACAGGTCACCGTTCCTGGTCACCGACAACGCGTACATCCCCTACGAGCCGTTCACCGAGGTGCAGGTCGACGCCCCGTCGACATTCCAGTTCCTGTTCAACGGTGCATTCGCAGAACGGGATGACTTCTGA
- a CDS encoding MCE family protein yields the protein MTRKSRNSLGINAARVARRAVAIGSGAVLLAGCSFGGLNSLNMPGTAGHGKGSFNITVEVPDVATLPQNSPVMVDNVTVGSVSGIEAVQRPDGTFYAAVQLSLDENVKLPANATVRVAQTSLLGSQHIELAPPVGQPPEGELREGIHLPLNQGSRYPTTEEVLSALGVVVNKGNLGALQDITQEVYNAVAGREGQFAGLIPRLAELAASLNRQTEDIIATAEGLNRFAGVLARSRDSLGRALDTLPGALRVLNENRASIIDAFAALQRLGTVASRILSETKDDFAQDIIDAYSVIKPLNDVRADLVTSLDSFATFPFPGKNLKRVARGDYFNIFSVFDLTIRRLGETIFTTSFFDPNMKRLAEVVNPPEFLTGQMANLSGQAADPFKIPPGTASGQEVPPN from the coding sequence ATGACCCGAAAGTCCCGAAATTCTTTGGGAATCAACGCTGCTCGGGTGGCCCGGCGGGCGGTTGCCATCGGTTCCGGCGCGGTGCTGCTCGCCGGCTGCTCGTTCGGCGGCCTGAACTCGCTGAACATGCCCGGCACCGCGGGCCACGGCAAGGGTTCCTTCAACATCACGGTGGAAGTGCCCGATGTGGCTACGCTGCCGCAGAACTCGCCCGTGATGGTCGACAACGTCACGGTGGGTAGCGTGTCGGGGATCGAGGCCGTTCAGCGGCCGGACGGCACCTTCTACGCCGCGGTGCAGCTCTCGCTGGATGAGAACGTCAAGTTGCCCGCCAACGCCACGGTGCGGGTTGCGCAGACCTCGCTGTTGGGGTCGCAGCACATCGAGCTGGCCCCTCCGGTCGGCCAGCCGCCGGAAGGCGAACTGCGTGAGGGGATTCATCTCCCGCTGAACCAGGGCAGCCGCTATCCGACGACAGAGGAAGTGCTCTCGGCGCTGGGTGTGGTGGTCAACAAGGGCAATCTCGGTGCGCTGCAGGACATCACGCAGGAGGTCTACAACGCGGTGGCCGGCCGTGAAGGCCAGTTCGCCGGTCTGATCCCGCGTCTGGCCGAGCTGGCCGCGTCGTTGAATCGGCAGACCGAAGACATCATCGCGACGGCCGAGGGGCTGAACCGGTTTGCGGGGGTTCTCGCGCGGAGCAGGGACAGTTTGGGGCGCGCGCTCGACACCCTTCCCGGCGCGTTGCGAGTGCTGAACGAGAACAGGGCCAGCATCATCGATGCCTTCGCCGCGCTGCAGCGGCTGGGCACGGTCGCGTCGCGCATCCTGTCCGAAACGAAAGACGACTTCGCCCAGGACATCATCGATGCGTACTCGGTGATCAAGCCGCTCAACGACGTTCGTGCGGATCTGGTGACCAGTCTGGACAGCTTCGCGACGTTCCCGTTCCCGGGTAAGAACCTAAAGCGGGTGGCCAGGGGCGACTACTTCAACATCTTCTCCGTGTTCGATCTGACCATTCGCCGACTCGGCGAGACTATCTTCACGACGTCGTTCTTCGACCCGAACATGAAGCGCCTTGCCGAAGTCGTGAACCCGCCGGAGTTTCTCACCGGCCAGATGGCGAACCTGTCTGGGCAGGCTGCGGATCCGTTCAAGATCCCGCCCGGCACCGCATCCGGTCAGGAGGTGCCACCCAACTGA